In Paenibacillus phoenicis, one genomic interval encodes:
- the rbfA gene encoding 30S ribosome-binding factor RbfA encodes MAKNRTGRVGEQIKKELSVLIQSELKDPRIGFVTVTGVDVTNDLSQAKVYLSVFGDEEQKNESLKGLEKATGFLRTEIGKRIRLRHTPELIFKIDESIAYGSRIEKLLGEITQEHKE; translated from the coding sequence ATGGCCAAAAATCGTACCGGCCGCGTAGGCGAACAGATTAAGAAAGAACTTAGTGTGCTCATCCAGAGTGAACTGAAAGATCCGCGCATCGGTTTTGTCACGGTGACCGGGGTCGATGTGACAAATGATTTGTCGCAGGCCAAAGTTTACCTCAGCGTATTTGGCGACGAGGAGCAGAAGAACGAATCTTTAAAAGGGCTGGAGAAAGCGACCGGCTTCCTGCGCACCGAAATTGGCAAACGAATTCGGCTGCGCCACACGCCGGAGCTGATTTTCAAAATCGACGAATCTATCGCTTACGGCAGCCGGATAGAGAAGCTTCTCGGCGAAATTACGCAAGAGCACAAAGAATGA
- a CDS encoding DHH family phosphoesterase produces the protein MQTTYERELSQTKEFLTQNDHFLIVSHVQPDGDAVSSTLAVGWLLSCLGKKFVMVNEGPIPKRMHYLWHADEILDLSVTPLDRKFDHVICVDCADFKRVGTTHEWFAEGARLLNIDHHPTNDHYGSVNLVVPNAAATAEILFDLINYMGLPLDETIATVLYTGLLTDTGGFRYSNMSPKVMAAASKLLEYGVDGPALSELLLEQMTLPQLRLLTRALNGLQLTEDGKIGWVSVTDEDLKATGAVHEDMEGIVNYPRNIQGVEVGLLFKVINEQAIKVSMRSAGKVDVAKVAQSFGGGGHVRAAGARIEGTLDTVVPRVLEQVRLQL, from the coding sequence ATGCAGACGACCTATGAAAGGGAGCTGAGTCAGACCAAGGAGTTCCTGACTCAGAATGATCATTTCCTAATTGTGTCGCATGTTCAGCCGGACGGTGACGCAGTCAGTTCCACCCTTGCGGTGGGCTGGCTTCTGTCATGTCTGGGTAAAAAATTCGTGATGGTCAACGAAGGCCCGATCCCAAAGCGGATGCATTATTTGTGGCATGCGGACGAGATTCTCGATTTGTCGGTGACGCCGCTTGACCGCAAATTTGATCATGTGATTTGCGTGGACTGCGCGGATTTCAAACGGGTTGGCACGACGCATGAATGGTTTGCCGAAGGGGCACGACTGCTGAACATCGACCACCATCCGACCAACGACCACTACGGCTCGGTGAATCTTGTAGTGCCAAATGCGGCGGCGACCGCTGAAATTTTGTTTGATCTGATCAACTATATGGGTCTGCCGTTGGATGAAACGATAGCAACGGTGCTTTATACCGGACTGCTGACGGATACCGGCGGGTTCCGGTACTCCAACATGTCGCCGAAGGTGATGGCGGCTGCCTCCAAACTGCTGGAATACGGCGTGGACGGTCCCGCTTTATCCGAATTGCTGCTAGAGCAAATGACGCTTCCGCAGCTGCGTTTGCTGACTCGGGCTTTAAACGGTCTTCAGCTTACGGAAGACGGGAAGATTGGCTGGGTATCGGTTACAGATGAGGACCTGAAGGCGACTGGCGCCGTTCACGAGGATATGGAAGGCATCGTCAACTATCCGCGAAATATCCAAGGGGTCGAAGTAGGCCTGTTGTTTAAAGTCATTAACGAACAAGCCATAAAGGTGAGCATGCGCTCGGCGGGAAAAGTTGACGTGGCCAAGGTGGCCCAAAGCTTTGGCGGCGGCGGCCATGTCCGGGCCGCGGGTGCTCGCATTGAAGGGACCCTAGACACGGTTGTCCCTAGAGTGTTGGAACAAGTGAGGCTGCAGCTATGA
- the truB gene encoding tRNA pseudouridine(55) synthase TruB yields the protein MNAYEGILPIHKPAGFTSHDVVAKCRGILKMKRIGHTGTLDPAVTGVLPLCLGRATRMVEYLQDLPKEYEATLVLGVATDTEDMTGEIIEQVNEVQVTEEDVRRVLSRFVGTISQIPPMYSALKQDGKRLYELAREGKTVERKPREVTIYQLELLAFHPEGPHPRISFRALCSKGTYIRTLCVDIGRALGVPAAMTELKRTMSAGITESHCLTLDEVARHAASGSLQDYLLPVDRAVQHLPAHTVAAEKVKAALQGQRLSPSVVSPAVKRGETLRLYSPEQQFLGIFRVEEGTKAVKAVKVFLPE from the coding sequence ATGAACGCATACGAAGGCATTTTGCCCATCCACAAGCCGGCCGGTTTTACATCGCATGACGTGGTTGCCAAATGCCGGGGGATTTTGAAAATGAAGCGGATCGGCCATACGGGTACGTTAGACCCGGCGGTCACCGGAGTGCTGCCTCTATGCCTGGGCCGTGCAACGCGAATGGTGGAGTATTTGCAGGACTTGCCGAAGGAATACGAAGCGACCTTGGTGCTTGGCGTTGCGACCGATACAGAGGACATGACCGGCGAAATCATCGAACAGGTAAATGAGGTTCAGGTGACGGAAGAGGACGTACGGCGCGTGTTGTCCCGTTTTGTTGGCACGATCTCGCAAATTCCGCCGATGTATTCGGCGCTGAAGCAAGACGGTAAACGTCTGTATGAACTGGCACGGGAAGGGAAGACCGTGGAGCGTAAGCCCCGGGAAGTCACAATCTATCAATTGGAGCTGCTTGCTTTTCATCCGGAGGGGCCGCATCCGCGGATCTCTTTTCGTGCGTTATGCTCCAAAGGAACTTATATCCGTACGCTCTGCGTTGATATCGGACGTGCACTAGGCGTGCCTGCAGCGATGACGGAGCTGAAGCGGACGATGTCGGCGGGGATCACGGAGTCGCATTGTCTGACGCTGGATGAGGTGGCCCGCCACGCGGCAAGCGGATCGCTGCAAGATTATTTACTGCCGGTCGATCGAGCTGTTCAGCATTTGCCGGCTCACACGGTTGCTGCCGAGAAGGTCAAGGCAGCATTGCAAGGTCAGCGGCTGTCCCCCTCTGTGGTCTCTCCGGCGGTTAAGCGCGGAGAGACCCTGCGGCTGTACAGCCCCGAACAGCAATTTTTAGGCATCTTCCGGGTAGAAGAGGGAACGAAGGCCGTGAAGGCGGTTAAAGTGTTTTTACCCGAATAG
- the infB gene encoding translation initiation factor IF-2 gives MSKQEKQDKLRVYEYAKSLNMSSKEIITILKRLNIPVNNHMSVMENDAVARVEQFFKDIKSNAAAKRESSGRNDSSAKSPASASAGGSQTPKATSGESSGHRGDQGRGANAPVKNQNQQEKQVSMNNKPKTNQTNAGGSTAVQERSSRPNGGNHQNSRPQGQGGGNSSSANRNPQGNRGAGQGGQRNDSGQRPAQGQNSGGNRSFAPSNNFGGGNGGGKGQGQRKGNNNGGKNQRGYDDNRNGANFKNNRGGKGGRGKGAPQQPPREKIDNTPKKIIVRGTMTVGETAKLLHKDASEVIKKLMLLGVLATINQELDLDTIQLLASDYGVEVELKIPVEEDRFETIEEVDDEADLKERPPVVTIMGHVDHGKTTLLDAIRSTNVTGGEAGGITQHIGAYQVEINGKKITFLDTPGHEAFTAMRARGAQLTDITIIVVAADDGVMPQTVEAVNHAKAAGLPIIVAVNKIDKPEANPDRVKQELTEYELVPEEWGGDTIFVNVSAKQKIGLENLLEMILLVAEVNEYKANPDKRARGAVIEAELDKTRGPVARVLVQHGTLKVGDAFVAGNCFGRVRAMVNDRGRRLKEAGPSTPVEITGLTEVPQAGDPFMVFEDERKARSIADKRATMQRQSDLGANTRVTLDDLFRHIKEGEIKDLNVIIKADVQGSVEALRGALEKIEVEGVRVKIIHSGAGAITESDVILAAASNAIIIGFNVRPDNQTKATAEQEKVDIRLHRVIYNAIEEIEQAMKGMLDPVYKESVIGHAEVRNTFKISKVGTIAGCMVTSGKITRTAEVRLIRDGIVVYEGKIDSLKRFKDDAKEVAQGYECGITLDNYNDIKEGDVIEAFVMETVEPK, from the coding sequence TTGAGTAAACAAGAAAAACAAGATAAGCTCAGGGTGTACGAATACGCTAAATCGCTCAACATGAGCAGCAAAGAAATTATCACGATTCTTAAGCGTCTGAATATCCCGGTCAACAACCACATGAGCGTCATGGAGAACGATGCAGTAGCCCGTGTGGAACAGTTTTTCAAGGATATTAAAAGCAACGCGGCGGCGAAACGAGAAAGCTCGGGGCGCAACGATTCCTCTGCCAAATCGCCGGCATCGGCTTCCGCAGGAGGGAGCCAAACACCGAAAGCTACATCCGGAGAATCTTCCGGTCATCGCGGAGATCAGGGACGCGGCGCAAACGCACCCGTAAAAAACCAAAATCAACAGGAAAAGCAGGTAAGCATGAATAATAAACCAAAAACAAACCAAACCAATGCAGGTGGCAGTACGGCAGTTCAAGAAAGATCCAGCCGTCCGAACGGCGGCAATCATCAAAACTCACGACCGCAAGGCCAAGGCGGAGGAAATTCCTCCAGTGCAAACCGGAACCCGCAAGGGAACCGGGGAGCCGGTCAAGGCGGCCAGCGGAATGATAGCGGTCAGCGCCCAGCTCAAGGCCAAAATAGCGGCGGAAACCGCAGCTTTGCGCCAAGCAACAATTTTGGCGGCGGAAACGGCGGCGGCAAAGGTCAAGGGCAAAGAAAAGGAAATAATAACGGCGGCAAAAACCAAAGAGGTTACGATGATAACCGCAACGGCGCCAATTTCAAAAATAATCGCGGCGGCAAAGGCGGGCGCGGCAAAGGTGCTCCGCAGCAGCCTCCACGCGAGAAGATCGACAATACGCCGAAGAAAATTATCGTCCGCGGCACGATGACGGTTGGCGAAACCGCCAAATTGCTGCATAAGGACGCTTCCGAAGTGATCAAAAAGCTGATGCTGCTCGGCGTCTTGGCAACCATTAACCAAGAGCTTGACCTTGACACGATCCAGCTGCTGGCAAGTGACTACGGCGTTGAGGTTGAATTGAAAATTCCGGTGGAAGAAGACCGTTTCGAAACGATCGAAGAGGTTGACGATGAGGCAGATCTGAAAGAACGTCCACCAGTCGTTACGATCATGGGTCACGTTGACCACGGGAAAACGACGCTGCTGGACGCCATTCGTTCCACCAACGTCACCGGCGGCGAAGCCGGCGGGATCACGCAGCATATCGGGGCATACCAAGTCGAAATCAACGGCAAGAAGATCACGTTCCTGGATACGCCAGGCCACGAAGCGTTTACAGCGATGCGTGCCCGCGGTGCCCAGTTAACGGATATTACGATTATCGTCGTTGCTGCGGATGACGGCGTGATGCCGCAGACGGTCGAAGCGGTGAACCATGCCAAAGCAGCAGGCTTGCCAATTATCGTTGCTGTGAACAAGATCGACAAACCGGAGGCAAATCCGGATCGAGTGAAGCAAGAATTGACGGAGTATGAGCTTGTGCCGGAAGAATGGGGCGGCGACACGATTTTCGTCAATGTCTCTGCGAAGCAAAAAATCGGCTTGGAAAACCTGCTCGAAATGATTCTGCTGGTAGCCGAAGTGAACGAGTACAAAGCCAACCCGGATAAACGCGCTCGCGGTGCGGTCATCGAAGCCGAGCTCGATAAAACCCGCGGTCCGGTAGCTCGCGTGTTGGTACAGCACGGAACGTTGAAGGTCGGCGACGCCTTCGTTGCAGGGAACTGCTTCGGCCGCGTCCGCGCGATGGTTAACGATCGCGGGCGCCGCTTGAAAGAAGCAGGTCCGTCGACGCCGGTGGAAATTACCGGTCTGACGGAGGTACCGCAAGCCGGCGATCCGTTTATGGTCTTCGAGGACGAACGCAAAGCGCGGTCGATCGCGGACAAACGGGCTACGATGCAGCGTCAATCCGATTTGGGTGCCAATACGCGCGTTACACTGGATGATCTGTTCCGCCATATCAAGGAAGGCGAAATCAAGGATCTCAACGTGATCATCAAAGCCGACGTGCAAGGTTCGGTTGAAGCGCTCAGAGGCGCACTCGAGAAGATCGAAGTCGAAGGCGTTCGTGTCAAGATTATCCACAGCGGGGCCGGTGCGATTACCGAATCCGATGTCATCTTGGCGGCGGCTTCGAACGCGATTATCATCGGGTTCAACGTCCGTCCGGACAACCAAACGAAAGCGACAGCGGAGCAAGAGAAGGTTGACATCCGCTTGCACCGCGTCATTTACAACGCAATCGAAGAGATCGAGCAAGCGATGAAAGGGATGCTTGATCCGGTTTATAAAGAGTCGGTTATCGGTCACGCGGAAGTCCGTAATACGTTCAAGATCAGCAAGGTCGGAACGATTGCAGGCTGTATGGTGACTTCCGGTAAAATTACCCGTACGGCGGAAGTCCGCTTGATTCGTGACGGAATCGTCGTATACGAAGGCAAAATCGATTCGCTCAAACGTTTCAAGGACGACGCGAAGGAAGTTGCTCAAGGTTACGAGTGCGGGATTACCTTGGACAATTACAACGACATTAAAGAAGGCGACGTCATTGAAGCGTTCGTCATGGAAACTGTTGAACCGAAGTAA